A single Lysinibacter sp. HNR DNA region contains:
- a CDS encoding inorganic phosphate transporter has product MGSDVFFIVNLVAAAFFIGLVGRNDGAPLVALAQQTSRGSGLWAPVLVVAALPILPLLGVRGVAESLEALMFGVYFSDQARFSLLLAVVITIALSAVLAVPNSITLALVGALVGVSLANDASINGEIVLRVLLLAAIAPILAMLLAWMLGSLPLRLAPGRAPRVLSILRKIAFAALALVYSANDGQKVLFIATFTTGISLAAAAKNPVLIAVSTTFFLIGVLAGLRRSGQALRQGSVSPGPIQALWAQLSAVTVLSIGTALGAPLSMTQSIVGAVVGSGLTRGWRSIRWMPVARIAAAWLWSLPISAFTAWFLTSLLTVFSRG; this is encoded by the coding sequence ATGGGTAGTGACGTGTTTTTTATTGTGAACCTCGTGGCTGCCGCGTTCTTTATCGGCCTGGTCGGGCGCAATGACGGGGCACCTCTAGTGGCACTCGCACAGCAGACGTCTCGTGGCAGCGGGCTATGGGCACCCGTTCTTGTGGTGGCCGCATTGCCGATATTGCCGCTTCTGGGAGTGCGTGGAGTGGCTGAGTCCCTTGAGGCGCTTATGTTTGGCGTCTATTTCTCTGATCAGGCCCGTTTTTCGCTTCTTCTCGCGGTCGTTATAACAATCGCTTTATCTGCGGTTCTGGCTGTTCCTAATAGCATCACGTTAGCGCTTGTCGGGGCTCTTGTCGGGGTGAGCCTCGCTAACGATGCGTCGATCAATGGTGAGATTGTGCTGAGGGTGCTTCTTTTGGCCGCTATTGCGCCGATCCTGGCAATGCTGCTGGCCTGGATGTTGGGGAGTTTGCCGCTTAGGTTGGCACCGGGACGTGCACCACGGGTACTTTCTATTCTTCGAAAAATTGCCTTTGCTGCGCTGGCGCTTGTGTACTCGGCAAATGACGGACAAAAAGTTCTTTTTATAGCTACCTTCACAACGGGAATATCCTTGGCTGCAGCAGCAAAAAACCCGGTTCTGATCGCGGTATCAACAACGTTTTTCCTGATTGGAGTTCTTGCCGGTCTTCGTCGTTCAGGCCAAGCACTAAGGCAGGGGTCTGTCTCCCCCGGCCCGATCCAAGCATTGTGGGCTCAACTTTCGGCGGTAACTGTTCTCTCGATAGGGACTGCACTCGGCGCTCCGCTGAGTATGACACAGTCCATCGTGGGAGCTGTGGTCGGGTCGGGGCTCACTCGCGGTTGGCGGTCAATTCGGTGGATGCCCGTGGCTCGAATTGCCGCTGCCTGGCTGTGGTCGTTACCTATTTCTGCCTTTACCGCCTGGTTTCTGACCTCATTACTCACCGTGTTCTCGAGAGGATGA
- a CDS encoding sugar ABC transporter permease, which translates to MAISLPHKPSVRRGGARSRRWAWWCLAPTFIVLAVFSYWPLLQTFILSFQKSDLFGRAAGFVGFDNYADMFGSTDFWHTLWITTVFTVGSVVGKLIVGLALAVPLAKRLRGTVFARASVLIPMAVSAAVGGLAFRAMMMPTTGILDQIAIALTGSPAGWITDPLMAMLSIIVVDVWTAIGFVTLLLIAAIDSIPGDVIEAAAIDGAGALRKLRSITIPLITPTLFFVIVTQSVQAIREFTIINVVTNGGPAGATQTLVFDIWRFAFGGTADYAGASARGIVLLVLIGLMTIIQFGFLERKVNYS; encoded by the coding sequence TTGGCGATTTCTCTACCCCATAAACCCTCGGTTCGCCGAGGGGGTGCACGCTCTAGGCGATGGGCGTGGTGGTGTCTTGCACCAACGTTCATCGTGCTAGCAGTTTTTAGTTATTGGCCTCTTTTACAGACGTTCATCCTGTCGTTTCAAAAATCAGACCTATTCGGTCGTGCGGCAGGGTTTGTGGGGTTTGATAACTACGCGGACATGTTCGGGTCCACAGATTTTTGGCACACCCTATGGATAACAACCGTATTTACCGTAGGCAGTGTTGTGGGCAAGCTCATCGTGGGCCTGGCCCTAGCGGTTCCGCTAGCCAAACGGCTGCGAGGAACAGTTTTCGCACGGGCATCAGTCCTGATTCCCATGGCAGTATCCGCCGCTGTGGGAGGTCTTGCATTTCGAGCAATGATGATGCCCACCACCGGCATTCTTGATCAAATCGCGATAGCACTCACCGGGAGTCCAGCCGGCTGGATTACAGACCCCCTCATGGCGATGCTCTCCATCATCGTTGTTGATGTGTGGACGGCAATCGGGTTTGTCACGCTACTACTCATTGCTGCTATCGACAGCATTCCCGGTGATGTTATTGAAGCTGCCGCGATCGACGGTGCGGGTGCGCTGCGAAAACTTCGCTCCATAACCATCCCTCTCATCACACCGACACTATTTTTTGTAATTGTCACCCAATCGGTGCAGGCCATTCGTGAATTTACCATTATTAACGTGGTTACAAACGGCGGGCCAGCCGGGGCCACCCAAACATTAGTCTTTGATATTTGGCGTTTTGCATTTGGCGGTACCGCCGACTACGCGGGTGCCTCAGCACGCGGAATCGTGCTGCTCGTACTAATCGGGCTTATGACAATCATTCAGTTTGGCTTTCTAGAACGGAAGGTTAACTACTCGTGA
- a CDS encoding pirin family protein, whose protein sequence is MSNSELNVTIIEARDVPLGGVRALNVRRTLPHRNRTTVGAWCFIDHYGPDNTESGGMLVPPHPHTGLQTVSWLFDGEIEHRDSVGSHQYVKPGELNLMTAGYGISHSEVSTTKTQWLHGVQLWTVLPEASRNVSPHFEHHVARHTTIDGADVLVFVGELAGASTDAITYSPLLGAEIRIPAHTSITIPTSRSFEHGILVDSGDVWLNGTHIPRYALGVVEPGLIDIRVATGDTPARIIFLGGEPLGESIVMWWNFIGRSHEDIVNMREQWHRDVVDAGSAASPYSRFGVVAGYPGSVLPAPATPIARLKPR, encoded by the coding sequence GTGAGCAATAGCGAACTAAACGTAACTATTATTGAGGCCCGCGATGTTCCTCTGGGTGGGGTTCGGGCCCTCAACGTGCGCAGAACGCTTCCGCATCGTAACCGCACCACCGTGGGGGCCTGGTGCTTTATCGATCACTATGGCCCGGACAATACCGAGAGCGGTGGAATGCTTGTTCCGCCACACCCACACACGGGCCTTCAGACCGTGAGTTGGCTCTTCGACGGTGAGATCGAACATCGTGACAGTGTTGGTAGCCACCAATACGTGAAACCGGGTGAGCTTAACCTCATGACAGCTGGATACGGCATTAGCCACTCCGAGGTCTCAACTACAAAAACGCAGTGGCTCCACGGAGTGCAATTATGGACGGTGCTGCCAGAGGCCTCACGCAATGTCTCTCCGCACTTCGAACACCACGTAGCCCGCCACACCACCATTGACGGGGCTGATGTTCTGGTTTTTGTGGGGGAACTTGCCGGGGCGTCAACCGACGCTATAACCTACAGTCCACTTCTCGGTGCAGAGATTCGCATTCCCGCACACACCAGCATCACAATCCCCACGTCACGCTCGTTTGAGCACGGAATCCTAGTGGACTCTGGTGACGTCTGGTTGAACGGTACCCACATCCCTCGATACGCGCTGGGTGTTGTCGAACCGGGGCTCATAGATATCCGGGTTGCAACCGGGGACACACCGGCCCGCATTATTTTTCTCGGCGGCGAACCGTTGGGCGAGAGTATCGTAATGTGGTGGAATTTCATTGGTCGCAGCCACGAAGATATCGTAAACATGCGGGAACAGTGGCATCGTGACGTGGTTGATGCCGGTTCCGCAGCAAGCCCGTACAGTCGGTTTGGGGTGGTGGCAGGTTACCCGGGGTCGGTGCTTCCTGCGCCAGCAACCCCTATCGCGCGCCTTAAACCGCGATAG
- a CDS encoding extracellular solute-binding protein — protein sequence MTTHIPHVRTLSTALGVVLLGALLGCSSTDTSTTSDAVELDFWYSVSGVPATTLGTLVDEFNEDHAGEIVVKPLFQGSYDESISKLTNAVQAGDLPVLIQGGDTFSTYLKDTGLTAPPGSVTNSEGKKYSGTDLVPIIKNYYTFDGELSSYPIMVSQPAVIYNTELLTQAGIDPANAPTSITELLSLAAQIHSSSGTAGLTMFTDPWWAEQFSAAAGLEYCTPENGVGAEPAEKFNYASDTQVDIWQEIQDLVRSGAMLNTGSDGTASLTAFSTGQAALMVQSSRIYGDVKAAANFDFGVWPFPVSSSNGGAVPGGSSVWIIKEGHSDQELAAAASFGEFLASDAAQERIFAETGYLPTSLSALNSLSQSPATNAMQSVLLNQLENTPSTTASAGCHTGAMGQARPLVKSALEEIIGGGNPQTALRNAEEAGNKAIATYNERR from the coding sequence ATGACAACCCATATCCCCCACGTTCGTACTCTCAGCACCGCCCTCGGTGTCGTTCTACTCGGTGCTCTACTGGGCTGTAGTAGCACAGACACCTCCACGACTAGCGACGCTGTTGAACTCGATTTTTGGTACTCCGTTTCTGGCGTGCCCGCCACAACCCTAGGCACTCTCGTTGACGAATTTAACGAGGATCACGCTGGAGAGATCGTCGTCAAACCTCTCTTTCAAGGCTCATACGACGAATCAATTTCAAAGCTCACAAACGCGGTACAAGCGGGCGATCTCCCAGTGTTGATTCAGGGAGGAGACACCTTCTCAACCTATCTCAAAGACACCGGGTTGACTGCACCTCCAGGATCAGTCACAAACAGCGAAGGGAAAAAGTACAGCGGTACGGACCTCGTTCCCATCATCAAAAACTATTACACTTTCGATGGCGAACTATCATCGTATCCAATAATGGTTTCTCAGCCGGCCGTGATCTACAACACCGAACTTCTCACTCAGGCCGGGATCGACCCGGCCAACGCACCGACAAGTATCACGGAGCTTCTCAGCCTCGCCGCGCAGATTCACTCCAGCTCAGGAACTGCCGGGCTAACCATGTTCACCGACCCGTGGTGGGCTGAACAGTTCTCCGCTGCAGCGGGCCTCGAGTACTGCACTCCTGAGAATGGAGTTGGTGCCGAGCCCGCCGAAAAATTTAACTATGCTTCTGATACTCAGGTTGACATCTGGCAGGAAATTCAAGATTTGGTTCGCTCGGGTGCAATGCTCAACACCGGTAGCGACGGAACCGCGTCTCTCACCGCGTTCAGCACCGGCCAGGCAGCGCTGATGGTGCAGTCCTCACGTATCTATGGCGATGTTAAGGCTGCCGCTAACTTCGATTTTGGTGTCTGGCCATTTCCGGTATCCTCCTCCAACGGTGGAGCGGTTCCCGGGGGTAGTTCAGTCTGGATCATCAAAGAAGGTCACAGCGATCAAGAGCTAGCTGCGGCCGCAAGTTTTGGGGAGTTTCTCGCCTCTGACGCCGCACAAGAGCGCATCTTTGCCGAAACAGGTTACCTCCCTACCTCGCTCAGTGCCCTGAACTCTCTTTCTCAGTCACCAGCAACAAATGCGATGCAATCTGTACTTCTGAATCAATTAGAGAACACACCCAGCACCACGGCAAGCGCCGGATGCCACACCGGGGCAATGGGGCAGGCGCGCCCGTTGGTCAAGTCAGCACTCGAAGAGATCATCGGTGGCGGCAACCCACAAACGGCGCTTCGCAACGCAGAAGAAGCAGGGAACAAAGCAATCGCTACCTACAACGAGCGCCGCTAA
- a CDS encoding L-rhamnose mutarotase: MPTYDYVPNYREDSVLSTPEQPQHRVCFQLQVNPKLLEEYRARHQAVWPEMLHALAQHGWNNYSLFLRDDGLLIGYFETPNLASAREGMAATEVNKRWQKEMSPFFVGLDEAPDTGFTQLAEIFHLEDQLATL; encoded by the coding sequence ATGCCCACTTATGACTATGTACCTAACTACCGAGAGGACTCAGTGTTGAGCACCCCTGAACAACCACAACACCGCGTATGTTTCCAACTACAGGTAAACCCGAAACTTCTGGAGGAATATCGCGCACGCCACCAAGCAGTCTGGCCAGAGATGCTCCATGCTCTCGCACAGCACGGGTGGAATAACTACTCCCTCTTTCTCCGAGACGATGGACTCCTCATCGGCTACTTTGAAACGCCCAACCTTGCCTCGGCCCGGGAAGGTATGGCAGCAACCGAGGTCAATAAGCGCTGGCAAAAAGAAATGTCCCCGTTCTTTGTCGGCCTCGATGAGGCCCCCGATACCGGTTTCACACAGCTTGCCGAGATTTTCCACCTCGAAGACCAACTCGCAACACTCTAA
- a CDS encoding bifunctional aldolase/short-chain dehydrogenase has protein sequence MTSDTAATLITRSNRLGADPKNTNYAGGNTSAKGTGIDPATGKPVELMWVKGSGGDLGTLTEQGLAVLRLDRLRALTEVYPGVDREDEMVAAFDYTLHGRGGAAPSIDTAMHGLIDATHVDHLHPDSGIAIATAADGEELTSTIFGSKVVWVPWRRPGFQLGLDIAAVKENNPEAIGCILGGHGITAWGETSEEAEANSLWIIATASDYIATHGRSQPFGSPLSGYGALPPTERRAKAAALAPTIRGLASTDKPQVGSFTDTDTVLDFLASAEHPRLGALGTSCPDHFLRTKVKPLILDLPAAAPVEECIARLHELHKQYRADYRAYYEAHATEESPAMRGADPAIVLVPGVGMFSFGANKQTARVAGEFYVNAINVMRGAESLSAYTPISDAEKFRIEYWTLEEAKLQRLPQPRSHATRVAFVTGAASGIGKAIATRLAADGACVVIADLDLEKAQAAAAELGSTDVAIGVRVDVTDEAQVQAGLNEAVLAFGGVDLVVNNAGLSLSKPLLDTTEADWDLQHNVMAKGSFLVSRVAARILIEQRLGGDIVYISSKNSVFAGPNNIAYSATKADQAHQVRLLAVELGEHGVRVNGINPDGVVRGSGIFASGWGANRAKTYGIDEENLGEFYAQRTILKREVLPQNVANAVAVLTGPDLSHTTGLHIPVDAGVAAAFLR, from the coding sequence ATGACTTCGGACACAGCAGCAACCCTTATCACCCGCTCAAACCGCCTGGGTGCTGACCCCAAGAATACCAATTACGCCGGTGGTAACACATCAGCTAAGGGCACGGGAATCGACCCCGCCACCGGTAAACCGGTAGAACTCATGTGGGTGAAGGGTTCGGGTGGAGACCTGGGAACACTCACCGAGCAGGGTCTGGCAGTTTTACGTCTCGACCGCCTGCGAGCGCTCACCGAGGTTTATCCCGGGGTTGATCGCGAAGACGAGATGGTGGCGGCGTTTGATTACACACTGCACGGCCGGGGCGGCGCCGCCCCCTCAATTGACACCGCGATGCACGGCCTCATTGATGCAACACACGTTGATCATCTACACCCCGATTCGGGTATTGCCATTGCGACCGCGGCTGATGGCGAGGAGCTGACCAGCACAATCTTTGGCAGCAAAGTGGTGTGGGTTCCGTGGCGTCGCCCCGGTTTTCAGCTGGGTCTCGACATTGCGGCGGTCAAGGAGAACAACCCCGAAGCGATCGGGTGCATACTCGGTGGTCACGGTATCACGGCCTGGGGCGAGACCAGCGAGGAGGCCGAGGCGAACTCCCTCTGGATCATCGCTACGGCGTCTGACTACATTGCAACCCACGGACGCTCGCAGCCGTTTGGTTCACCCCTGAGTGGTTACGGCGCGCTTCCCCCGACAGAGCGTCGCGCAAAAGCGGCTGCCCTGGCCCCCACGATCCGCGGTCTGGCTTCGACAGATAAGCCGCAGGTGGGTTCGTTTACCGACACGGATACTGTGCTTGATTTTTTGGCATCAGCCGAACACCCGAGGCTGGGGGCTTTGGGGACCAGTTGCCCCGATCATTTCTTGCGAACCAAGGTAAAGCCCCTCATTCTTGACCTTCCGGCGGCCGCCCCCGTGGAGGAGTGTATTGCCCGCCTGCACGAATTGCACAAGCAGTATCGCGCGGACTATCGCGCCTATTATGAGGCTCACGCCACCGAGGAATCACCCGCTATGCGTGGAGCCGATCCGGCGATCGTTCTGGTGCCGGGTGTGGGCATGTTTAGTTTTGGTGCCAACAAACAGACCGCCCGGGTAGCGGGTGAGTTCTATGTGAACGCGATTAATGTGATGCGCGGCGCGGAGTCCCTCTCCGCGTACACTCCCATCAGTGATGCCGAAAAATTCCGCATCGAGTACTGGACGCTGGAGGAGGCCAAGCTGCAGCGGCTTCCCCAGCCCAGATCACACGCCACACGGGTGGCTTTTGTAACGGGAGCGGCTTCGGGAATTGGCAAGGCCATCGCCACCCGCCTGGCCGCAGACGGTGCCTGCGTGGTTATTGCCGATCTTGATCTTGAGAAGGCTCAGGCCGCCGCCGCAGAACTGGGAAGCACCGATGTGGCAATCGGTGTGCGGGTGGATGTCACCGACGAGGCTCAAGTTCAGGCGGGGCTCAACGAGGCGGTGCTGGCGTTTGGCGGCGTGGATCTGGTTGTTAATAATGCGGGACTGTCCCTGTCTAAACCCCTGCTCGACACCACCGAGGCGGATTGGGATCTACAGCACAACGTCATGGCCAAGGGCTCCTTTCTGGTGTCTCGAGTGGCAGCGCGTATCCTGATCGAGCAGAGACTGGGGGGAGATATCGTCTACATTTCCTCGAAAAACTCCGTGTTTGCCGGACCAAACAACATCGCTTACTCGGCGACAAAGGCCGACCAGGCGCACCAGGTACGACTGCTGGCTGTTGAGCTGGGTGAGCACGGCGTCCGAGTAAACGGAATTAACCCGGACGGTGTGGTACGGGGTTCCGGTATTTTTGCCTCGGGGTGGGGCGCAAATCGCGCAAAAACCTACGGTATCGACGAGGAGAATCTGGGAGAGTTTTACGCCCAGCGAACCATCCTCAAGCGTGAGGTTCTGCCCCAAAATGTGGCCAATGCTGTTGCGGTTCTCACCGGCCCTGACCTCAGCCACACCACCGGACTTCATATTCCCGTGGACGCCGGAGTGGCAGCGGCCTTCCTTCGCTAG
- a CDS encoding LacI family DNA-binding transcriptional regulator: protein MSPKSNTPRLKMTETDLAKHLGISRSTVSRALHGTGRISQETRARVLAAADELGFVRNTLASDLAAGRSNTIGLLLRDSINPAYGALFSNLQLSAAAQNLDIVSVTVSNDPDGLQQLSGLRRLLGLRVAGLLVATGGITSDQLRPFLHEVPTLRVGRPETDPGINAVSYDEVRNGQLLAEHILGQGHQRIAVIHTDHDVSYPEWVRSTTMITRITDTGATPLVFPARDRLDGITEALNAVEHDNVTAVMCPTDRRQLDVMRQAQIRGIRYPEAVSITGCDGLLPGGDLLGLTTLRLPVAELGKMAIQRMVELTNETPFTVKHTAIPGVLVPGSTSRNIT, encoded by the coding sequence GTGAGTCCCAAAAGCAACACCCCGCGCCTCAAAATGACAGAAACCGACCTGGCAAAACATCTCGGAATCTCACGCTCAACGGTCTCACGTGCGCTTCACGGCACCGGTCGAATCTCCCAAGAAACCCGCGCCCGGGTTCTAGCCGCAGCTGACGAGCTCGGTTTTGTCCGCAACACACTCGCCAGCGACCTAGCTGCCGGTCGCAGTAACACAATCGGGCTCCTCCTCCGAGACTCAATCAACCCCGCCTACGGTGCGCTCTTTTCCAATCTACAATTGTCCGCTGCAGCTCAAAACCTTGATATTGTTTCAGTCACTGTCTCCAATGACCCTGATGGGCTGCAACAGCTCTCCGGTCTGCGACGACTCCTCGGGCTACGCGTTGCCGGGCTACTCGTCGCAACCGGAGGCATCACCAGCGACCAGCTTCGACCGTTCCTCCACGAAGTTCCCACCCTCCGAGTAGGACGACCAGAAACCGACCCCGGCATCAACGCTGTATCCTACGACGAGGTACGCAACGGGCAACTCCTTGCCGAGCATATCCTGGGCCAGGGACACCAGCGTATCGCGGTTATTCACACCGATCACGACGTTTCCTACCCCGAATGGGTCAGATCCACCACCATGATCACCCGCATCACAGATACCGGTGCAACTCCCCTCGTTTTTCCCGCTCGAGATCGCCTTGATGGCATTACCGAAGCCCTCAACGCCGTAGAACACGATAACGTCACTGCCGTCATGTGTCCCACCGACAGGCGCCAGCTCGACGTCATGCGCCAAGCACAGATCCGCGGAATACGCTACCCCGAAGCCGTCTCTATCACCGGATGTGACGGGCTTCTCCCCGGTGGCGACCTCCTCGGACTTACAACGCTCCGACTCCCGGTTGCAGAACTCGGAAAGATGGCTATACAACGCATGGTAGAACTCACAAACGAAACACCCTTCACAGTCAAACACACCGCCATCCCCGGAGTTCTTGTCCCTGGAAGCACAAGCCGAAACATCACATAG
- a CDS encoding carbohydrate ABC transporter permease, giving the protein MSRLLSRTFLIGYLCITSFLVIFPILYVLFASVRPAPVLSGTLSDMIPTGFTLEHFSEALRRAPLVQQMLNSVIVALAQTLGQVLTGLLAAYALVFGRLPRAGLIFGIILVTIMIPGETILVANYLTIRSLGLANTVIAIFLPFVVSAYTIFLLRQTFLAFPKEIYEAAIMDGVGPLRFLFRFLVPLTAPTIMTVTLMAAIAAWNGYLWPLIVSSTPDTRTVQVGIKILTDESGSNMGPALAGIVIAVIPTILLVLIGQRFLARGLTQGAVK; this is encoded by the coding sequence GTGAGCAGGCTTCTTTCTCGCACGTTCCTCATCGGATATCTCTGTATAACCTCGTTCCTGGTTATCTTCCCGATTCTTTATGTTCTCTTTGCCTCGGTGCGACCCGCTCCCGTGCTAAGCGGGACCCTCTCCGACATGATTCCCACCGGTTTCACGCTGGAGCATTTCAGCGAGGCTTTACGCCGGGCACCACTGGTGCAACAAATGCTTAACTCTGTGATCGTTGCTCTAGCACAAACCCTGGGACAGGTTCTCACCGGGCTGCTTGCCGCCTACGCCCTCGTGTTTGGACGGCTGCCCCGCGCCGGATTGATATTCGGCATAATCCTAGTGACCATCATGATTCCCGGTGAGACCATCCTGGTCGCAAACTATCTCACGATTCGATCACTGGGTCTCGCCAACACCGTCATCGCCATCTTCCTACCGTTTGTGGTCTCCGCCTACACTATCTTTCTACTTCGACAAACGTTCCTGGCGTTCCCGAAAGAAATATACGAGGCTGCAATTATGGATGGGGTCGGTCCTCTCCGTTTTCTTTTCCGTTTCCTCGTACCACTGACCGCCCCCACCATTATGACGGTAACGCTCATGGCCGCAATTGCTGCCTGGAACGGTTACCTCTGGCCACTGATCGTCTCCAGCACACCCGACACCCGCACCGTGCAGGTTGGCATCAAAATCCTCACCGACGAATCCGGTTCAAATATGGGACCAGCCCTAGCCGGAATCGTTATCGCCGTAATTCCCACCATCCTTCTCGTGCTTATTGGACAAAGATTTTTAGCACGGGGCCTTACACAAGGAGCAGTAAAATGA
- the rhaI gene encoding L-rhamnose isomerase gives MVSLSTDILATLESQAIEVPSWAYGNSGTRFRVFGTPGTPRNPFEKVSDAAQVNKLTALAPTVALHIPWDLVDDFGALRQHAEDEGISLGTINSNTFQEESYKLGSLTHSDPAIRQKAIDHHFQCIDIMHATGVKDLKIWLADGTNYPGQGDIRARQDRLATSLQKIYERLGDNHRLLLEYKFFEPAFYHTDVPDWGTSYVHTIALGEKAKVVLDTGHHAPGTNIEFIVAQLLRLGKLGAFDFNSRFYGDDDLIVGEADPYQLFRIMYEVIRGGALDPAQEVAFVLDQCHNIEEKIPGQIRSVINVQEMTARALLVDRQALRAAQDNGDVLEANRIFTDAFYTDVRSELAAWRESRGLPADPIAAYRASGYQERINAERVGGSQASWGA, from the coding sequence ATCGTGAGTCTTAGCACTGACATCCTTGCCACACTCGAATCCCAGGCCATAGAGGTTCCCTCGTGGGCCTACGGCAATTCGGGAACACGGTTTCGTGTTTTTGGCACACCCGGCACACCCCGGAACCCCTTCGAAAAGGTATCGGATGCCGCCCAGGTCAATAAGCTCACAGCGCTCGCTCCCACCGTAGCACTGCACATTCCCTGGGACCTGGTTGACGACTTCGGAGCCCTGCGACAGCACGCCGAAGACGAAGGTATCTCGCTAGGAACCATTAACTCCAACACGTTCCAGGAGGAGAGCTACAAGCTGGGCAGCCTCACCCATAGCGACCCGGCGATCCGACAAAAAGCGATCGACCACCACTTTCAATGCATCGATATCATGCACGCTACGGGTGTAAAAGACCTCAAGATTTGGCTCGCAGACGGCACCAACTACCCGGGACAGGGAGACATCCGGGCACGGCAGGACCGGCTCGCCACATCACTGCAAAAAATCTATGAACGCCTGGGCGACAATCACCGCCTCCTGCTGGAATACAAATTTTTTGAACCTGCTTTTTACCACACGGACGTGCCAGACTGGGGAACCAGCTACGTCCACACGATAGCCCTCGGAGAGAAGGCCAAAGTGGTGTTGGATACCGGACACCACGCCCCCGGCACAAACATAGAGTTCATCGTGGCTCAACTACTTCGCCTAGGTAAGCTCGGGGCATTTGACTTTAACTCACGTTTCTATGGGGACGATGACCTCATCGTGGGCGAAGCAGACCCCTATCAGCTGTTCCGCATCATGTACGAGGTAATTCGTGGCGGTGCACTCGACCCCGCACAGGAGGTGGCGTTTGTGCTCGATCAGTGCCACAATATTGAGGAAAAAATCCCCGGCCAGATCCGTAGCGTCATCAACGTGCAGGAAATGACCGCCCGAGCGCTTCTTGTCGACAGACAGGCGCTACGGGCTGCTCAGGACAACGGAGACGTACTCGAGGCAAACCGCATCTTTACCGACGCCTTCTACACGGATGTTCGGTCGGAGCTTGCCGCCTGGCGCGAATCACGCGGACTCCCGGCCGACCCGATCGCCGCATACAGGGCATCCGGTTACCAGGAACGAATCAACGCGGAACGCGTGGGCGGCTCCCAGGCCAGCTGGGGCGCATAG
- a CDS encoding heme utilization protein: MNPHVYGVFLLPDPITASAVSTITFQVKQQFGLVSAAAFPPHATLAGSVAIPQDPEAVIAALNPVLSGRRQFTVINGGIQRYATAITYDIDKNSDGTQNHNLLKLAVQVNEVLTPLAVPIEATLVQPFDKDSFRAHLSLASHELVFRPDLSSEVEEFIRALPIVPPSEFDARIVALYRFTAPDWSGHWWENLSWEHLRSWKLVPSNTLHPS, from the coding sequence ATGAATCCACATGTATACGGTGTTTTCTTACTCCCAGATCCTATAACCGCCTCCGCCGTTTCTACCATCACATTTCAGGTAAAGCAACAATTTGGACTGGTCTCAGCGGCGGCCTTTCCCCCACACGCGACGCTGGCCGGTTCCGTTGCAATTCCACAAGATCCCGAAGCGGTCATTGCCGCACTCAACCCCGTCTTATCTGGACGGCGTCAATTCACGGTTATCAATGGGGGAATCCAAAGATACGCTACCGCAATCACCTACGATATTGATAAGAACAGCGACGGAACACAAAATCACAACCTACTCAAGCTGGCTGTCCAAGTGAACGAAGTGCTCACACCCTTGGCTGTGCCGATCGAGGCGACCCTCGTTCAACCGTTTGATAAAGACAGTTTTCGCGCTCACCTATCACTCGCTTCTCACGAGTTAGTTTTCCGTCCCGACCTTTCTTCAGAAGTGGAGGAATTCATCCGCGCCCTTCCTATTGTTCCCCCATCAGAATTCGACGCCAGAATTGTGGCTCTCTACAGGTTCACCGCGCCCGACTGGTCTGGACACTGGTGGGAAAACCTCTCCTGGGAACATCTCCGCTCCTGGAAGCTAGTCCCGAGCAACACACTCCATCCGTCATAA